Genomic segment of Schistocerca piceifrons isolate TAMUIC-IGC-003096 chromosome 1, iqSchPice1.1, whole genome shotgun sequence:
AATCAGTCGCGCCGAGAAAAATGAGAAAACACAATGAAAGTACTAGGACAGAATTGCGACTATTGTAAGAATTAATGTAATTCGAGCAAGAACTATTGTTTCAAACGAATGAGAGTGAATTGAGCTATTAAATTGGCTGATTTCGTGAATTACGATGAACCAAAGTAAAATTACACATACTGCACTAATGTATTTCATGCTACAGCCAGGGAAATTGGACTAGAGAACACAAGTCCCTCCCTAAGCGGGAATCACATAAATATGCGAGCACTACGGAAAGCTGACACTGGGACGTATGAAGATCTGAGTCCTCGATGTGTGCTCGGGTAGTCGGCATTGTTAACTGCTCACGACAAGTGggaaatcccggttcgagtccTGGTACGACCctaattttcatatgtttccagTAAACTGTATAGCTGTTGCGGTACCGTATTCGCAGTTTATGAATAGATTTCGCGATGAGATCGCACACACTGGAGTATTTGTAGTTGCATAGCAGAGAAGACAGATACCTATACGTGGCAAGAAAATTTACCACCTGTGGTTCTGGTGTAATAAGTACATTACCTAACCGATCACCGCATTTTATATGTATGTTAAGGCAGGTAGAGGTTCAGCCCGCTTCTCTTTTTTATTCGTATTCTGTGTGGTTACTCTGCTTGGCAGTCAGTAACAATTCGTAGCATTACTTACGTGAACATAGGGGTATGATACTGTCAGAGGCGAAACCGTTAGGCATCAGCACGAAGAATGATCATTACACTTGGTCCTTCACACGTTAAAAGTAATTTCCAGCAGCTCTCCAAATGACCGGAACATTTACACTCATGTGGCTCTGCTGCCACGCCGCTCAATGACGCTCCTGTCCCATTTTCAGATCGCAGTCTTCGCCGCCGTCCTGGCCGTGGCACGCGCCGGCTACCTGGGCGCCCCTGCCGTGGCCTACGGCGCCGCccccgcctacgccgcccccgcctacGCCACCCACGCCGTCGCCCCCGCGGCCATCACCTCCCAGCACTCCAACATCCTGAGGAGCTACGGCAACCTGGGACAGGTGTCCACCTACTCCAAGACCATCGACACCCCCTACTCCAGCGTCAGCAAGTCTGACGTGCGCGTGAGCAACGATGCGCTGGCCCACGTGGCCGCCCCCGTGGCCTATGCCGCCCACGCCGCCCCCGTCGCCTACGCCGCCCACGCCGGCCCTGTGGCCTACGCCGCCCACGCCGCACCtgtggcctacgccgcccccgccgtccacgccgcccccgccgtcgtcaaggccgccgcccccgccgtcggTCTGCTGGGAGTGGCCTACTCCGCCGCCCCTGCTGTCGCCCACATGACCTACTCCAACGGTCTTGGTCTCAGTTACGCCTGGTAATTCCCATGCGCAATCCTGACCttgtctccatctctctctctctctctctcaaacaaacTTTCATCTGTACATAAACTATTTATACTCTAATAAATGTActgaaatataaaatgttttgttcCATTATTGGACCTTATCAGACACTGATGTAATCTGACAGCTCCAAAAAGTCTGACAAATGGGATCATACAACAAAGAAATAGGGAAGACAAACAAAATTATTCCTCTTAAAAATCACAGCCCACTACTGACAGTTTTTATGAATTATGTGTTTTGAAGGTGGAGAGAGGAAAGGGagggaactgatgatatcagcagCAACGAGACTACGTGCAGAATCAGCAACGACGAGTGAAAGTGTGTCCCACACTAGGACTCGAACGTGGGATCTCAGACTTACTAGGCATTTGCGTTAACCACTGCCCCACCAGGACACTTTAGTGACTGCAAATTCGTAGACTGTCTTGCCACTCTAGCTGgtcgactcacattcccaccttgcACCACCTATCCGCATTCCTCACCCACGTCCTCCATGCTCGTTAATTTTAGATTCTCGCtcgaggtcgaacgtaaatgtgcatctgcaccGAAGCGAGTGAATTCatcgcccatcgaggcgaatcagtgatatgaatgcgtggtgtcagcTCTTtctgttaaatcctgcctagtcgtcgaatatggagTGTCTAGGGAACCTGcttcctcggatcgctagacaacattcaaacaaaccgTATTGATACGCCCGCTAAAATCGCTGGGCAAAACAGGtggttaggattgtggaaagggccaagtaaggtgtcggtcagtttcacctcaaagttttaatttactggaatttaataacacatttacaaccaaagcgacaGATAGCCGAACGTTTaaaactacgagtttcaaactccaaatctttcacggcagaaggcctccaaacaagagatcttaaaaatcaacaaggtaaatttcaagtgactaaCGACACGCagttacagttacaaataaaattatatatatatatatatatatatatatatatatatatatatatatatatcacagataggctgaaagcctcaaggcaaaagtggatagataaacataaacaaaatgcAATATAAATAGCTGaatcccacaataaaattttcaagattttaaaataaattaccataaactttcaaaggcagaaggccgcaatgttttgctTGAaggataattttaagaataaatttttaagcggctgaaggcccacaattgattttccaaaattcaaaaaatggttcaaatggctctgagcactatgggagttcacagcggagatcatcagtcccctagaacttagaactacttaaacctaactaacctaagaacatcacacacatccatgcccgaggcaggattcgaacctgcgaccgtagcagtcacgcggttccggactgaagcgcctagaaccgcttggccaccgcggccggcaaaggtagttttaagaataaggttccaagcggctgaaggcccacaattaattttccaaatttttaaaaaaaatataagcttaagccttaagttttaagtagctgaaaccgcactaaaagaaaagacaacacaacggcaataacctttcagcaaatatccacatgatggaattcaaacttacttatacgcaGGTGAAGACCtttaatttacataaaacacagtaaaaccaagaattttttaaattattggctATGGTAGACTACAtatacagacaattaaacaccggtgagtaagacagtaaagacaacggcATCCAGAAGCCTCCAGAGGGTTCAGTCTGCCCTCGTTCCCTTAGGTGAGAgctcaactacacttgatccgccGGAACTCAAGCAAGGGACAGCTATGGACCGACCGataaaacgacttgcttgccaccaatcggtacatgcgatctcaaacacaaaatgttacggacaTAATTATCCACAATcagatatgtatatgtattaagctttcaaaactacacaccgtgttggacagcgacagtaggtgaggaaaggacactgcctgaaattacgttagtgaccaggacaggtaaccggaacactaacggccacaaggcacaaAATTCCGCTAG
This window contains:
- the LOC124785638 gene encoding cuticle protein 67-like, with the protein product MTLLSHFQIAVFAAVLAVARAGYLGAPAVAYGAAPAYAAPAYATHAVAPAAITSQHSNILRSYGNLGQVSTYSKTIDTPYSSVSKSDVRVSNDALAHVAAPVAYAAHAAPVAYAAHAGPVAYAAHAAPVAYAAPAVHAAPAVVKAAAPAVGLLGVAYSAAPAVAHMTYSNGLGLSYAW